In Chryseobacterium turcicum, a single window of DNA contains:
- a CDS encoding T9SS type A sorting domain-containing protein, giving the protein MRNFYSKIKTLTRTALTTGALLLGFAANAQTILAAGDIAFTNYDSSPPSGVGDKFSFVLLTPISGGTTISFTDRGYIGSGWQPVGGTESSITWVSSTAIPMGTEISIVGLTASTYNPATTTSTPNGTVTLTEGSTTNGLSLSNVGDQIIAFQGGAGSITGSGAYCIAGINYFYSPTTTTAGWNLGASYPNPNASLMPPGLVGGTSAFYTGSVSGNTLAISGKFNCTGTPTTTAALVRTAVMTMANWSLSTAVGSAYSGCQFIGNNPVITGNPPNRTICANGNTTFPISATGATSYQWYQDSGSGFVALTNGAPFSGVTTSTLTITGATGALNGYQYRCVATNSSGSATTNLANLTVVSVSATTTKTNVSCNGGNNGTATVTASGGIAPYTYSWSPSGGTGATATGLGVGTYTVTVTDNIGCTTTATATITQPSAMSATLSQTNVSCNGGTNGSAGIVVSGGTAPYTYSWSPTGGAAATATGLGVGVYTVTVTDANSCTLTRTVTITQPTAMSATVSQTNVSCNGGSNGTAGIVVSGGTAPYTYSWSPTGGAAATATGLGVGVYTVTVTDANSCTLTRTVTITQPTAMSATVSQTNVSCNGGTNGSAGIVVSGGTAPYTYSWSPTGGAAATATGLGVGVYTVTVTDANSCILTRTVTITQPSAMSATLSQTNVSCNGGTNGSAGIVVSGGTAPYTYSWSPSGGTAATATGLGVGVYTVTVTDANSCILTRTVTITQPTAIAGTTVVTNIACNGSSTGAINLTPSGGITPYTFNWGGGITTEDRTGLAAGTYTVTITDANGCTRTVSATVTQPTAMSATLSQTNIACNGGTNGSASIVVTGGTAPYTYSWSPSGGTAATATGLAAGTYTVTVTDANACTITRTVTITQPTAMSATVSQTNISCNSGTNGSAGIVVTGGTAPYTYSWSPSGGTAATATGLSSGTYTVTVTDANACTITRTVTITQPTAMSATVSQTNVSCNSGTNGSAGIVVTGGTAPYTYSWSPSGGTAATATGLAAGTYTVTVTDANACTITRTVTITQPTAMSATVSQTNVSCNSGTNGSAGIVVTGGTAPYTYSWSPSGGTAATATGLAAGIYIVTVTDANACTITRTVTITQPTAMSAIVSQTNVSCNSGTNGSAGIVVTGGTAPYTYSWSPSGGTAATATGLAAGTYTVTVTDANACTLTRTVTITQPTAMSATVSQTNVSCNSGSNGSAGIVVTGGTAPYTYSWSPSGGTTATATGLLAGTYTVTVTDANACTLTRTVTITQPTAMSATVSQTNVSCNGGTNGSAGIVVSGGTAPYTYSWSPSGGTAATATGLAAGTYTVTVTDANACTLTRTVTITQPTAMSATLSQTNVSCNSGSNGTAGIVVTGGTAPYTYSWSPSGGTAATATGLSSGTYTVTVTDANACTITRTVTITQPTVMSATVSQTNVSCNSGTNGSAGIVVTGGTAPYTYSWSPSGGTAATATGLAAGTYTVTVTDANACTITRTVTITQPTAISGTTVVTNIACNGSSTGAINLTPSGGTAPYTFNWGGGITTEDRTGLAAGTYTVTITDANGCTRTVSATITQPTAMSATLSQTNVSCNSGSNGTAGIVVSGGTAPYTYSWSPSGGTAATATGLSSGTYTVTVTDANACTITRTVTITQPATAVSGTTVVTNVACNGGATGAINLTPSGGTAPYTFNWGGGITTEDRTNLAAGTYTVTITDANGCTGTVSATVTQSSAVAAPTGVATQSFNLGDTLSALVVTGQNIKWYASATDAANHTGSLPITTVIVNNTTYYATQTVGVCESTASLAVLAYNATLGVGNLTKSSSDMQIYPNPVVDILNVSGEEKIIRLAIYSADGRKVTEKVISKNERSINVHSLVQGVYLLQVFTKDGVKSFKFIKR; this is encoded by the coding sequence ATGAGAAATTTTTATTCAAAAATCAAAACGCTAACAAGAACGGCTCTTACAACGGGTGCGTTATTGCTGGGATTTGCGGCTAATGCTCAAACGATTCTCGCGGCAGGAGATATCGCTTTTACGAACTATGATTCTAGCCCTCCATCGGGTGTGGGAGATAAGTTTTCTTTTGTCTTGCTTACACCTATTTCGGGAGGAACAACGATTAGTTTTACCGACCGAGGGTATATTGGCTCAGGATGGCAGCCTGTCGGAGGAACAGAGTCTAGCATAACTTGGGTAAGCTCTACTGCAATTCCCATGGGAACAGAAATATCTATAGTAGGGCTTACAGCCTCTACCTATAATCCTGCAACAACAACGTCAACGCCTAATGGTACAGTTACACTTACAGAGGGCTCAACTACAAATGGACTTTCATTGTCTAATGTAGGAGATCAGATTATTGCATTTCAAGGAGGTGCTGGCAGCATTACAGGAAGCGGAGCGTATTGTATTGCGGGAATTAATTATTTTTATAGCCCAACTACAACAACTGCTGGATGGAATTTAGGAGCATCCTATCCAAATCCTAATGCATCATTAATGCCTCCTGGGCTTGTCGGAGGGACAAGTGCATTTTATACAGGTTCAGTATCGGGAAATACACTTGCGATTTCAGGAAAATTTAATTGTACAGGAACACCTACTACGACCGCAGCCTTGGTACGTACCGCAGTAATGACTATGGCAAACTGGTCGCTTAGTACTGCTGTAGGTTCGGCATATTCAGGATGTCAATTTATAGGAAATAATCCTGTAATTACAGGAAATCCACCAAACAGAACAATTTGTGCGAATGGAAATACTACATTTCCTATTTCTGCAACAGGGGCAACTTCTTATCAGTGGTATCAAGATTCAGGAAGTGGATTTGTTGCTTTGACTAATGGAGCTCCATTTTCGGGAGTTACAACAAGTACATTAACGATAACAGGAGCAACTGGTGCACTGAACGGATATCAATATCGTTGTGTTGCAACTAATTCTTCAGGCTCTGCAACGACAAATTTAGCTAATTTAACGGTTGTATCTGTTTCTGCAACGACTACTAAAACAAATGTTTCGTGTAATGGTGGCAATAATGGTACAGCAACAGTTACTGCATCAGGAGGTATTGCTCCTTATACGTATTCATGGTCTCCATCTGGGGGAACAGGTGCTACAGCAACTGGTTTAGGAGTTGGAACTTATACCGTAACCGTAACTGATAATATTGGATGTACAACAACTGCTACAGCTACGATTACCCAGCCATCCGCGATGAGTGCAACCTTATCTCAAACGAATGTTTCATGTAACGGCGGTACAAACGGATCAGCGGGTATTGTTGTATCTGGCGGAACAGCACCATATACGTATTCATGGTCTCCAACAGGCGGAGCAGCAGCAACAGCTACCGGTTTAGGAGTTGGAGTTTACACGGTAACCGTAACGGACGCTAATTCTTGTACTTTAACAAGAACGGTAACGATTACTCAGCCTACTGCGATGAGTGCAACGGTATCTCAAACGAATGTTTCATGTAACGGAGGTTCAAACGGAACAGCAGGTATTGTTGTATCTGGCGGAACAGCACCATATACTTATTCATGGTCTCCAACAGGCGGAGCGGCAGCAACAGCTACCGGTTTAGGAGTTGGAGTTTACACGGTAACCGTAACGGACGCTAATTCTTGTACTTTAACAAGAACAGTGACGATTACTCAACCTACTGCGATGAGTGCAACGGTATCTCAAACGAATGTTTCATGTAACGGCGGTACAAACGGATCAGCGGGTATTGTTGTATCTGGCGGAACAGCACCATATACTTATTCATGGTCTCCAACAGGCGGAGCAGCAGCAACAGCTACCGGTTTAGGAGTTGGCGTTTACACGGTAACCGTAACGGATGCTAATTCTTGTATTTTAACAAGAACAGTAACGATTACCCAGCCATCCGCGATGAGTGCAACACTTTCTCAAACGAACGTTTCATGTAACGGCGGTACAAACGGATCAGCAGGTATTGTTGTATCTGGCGGAACAGCACCATATACTTATTCATGGTCTCCTTCAGGTGGAACAGCAGCAACAGCTACTGGTTTAGGAGTTGGCGTTTACACGGTAACCGTAACGGATGCTAATTCTTGTATTTTAACAAGAACAGTGACGATTACTCAGCCTACAGCAATTGCAGGAACGACCGTAGTTACGAATATTGCATGTAACGGAAGTTCAACAGGAGCAATTAATTTAACTCCATCAGGAGGAATAACGCCTTACACCTTCAACTGGGGTGGTGGAATCACTACTGAAGACCGTACCGGTTTAGCAGCAGGAACTTACACGGTAACAATTACTGATGCTAACGGATGTACAAGAACAGTGAGTGCTACTGTAACTCAGCCTACGGCAATGAGTGCAACGCTTTCTCAAACGAATATTGCGTGTAACGGTGGAACCAATGGTTCAGCTAGTATCGTTGTAACAGGTGGAACAGCTCCATATACGTATTCATGGTCTCCTTCAGGCGGAACAGCAGCAACAGCTACTGGTTTAGCAGCAGGAACTTACACAGTGACAGTGACCGATGCTAATGCTTGTACAATTACAAGAACAGTAACGATTACTCAACCTACAGCGATGAGTGCAACCGTTTCACAAACAAATATTTCATGTAATAGTGGAACAAACGGATCTGCAGGTATTGTTGTAACAGGTGGAACAGCTCCATATACGTATTCATGGTCTCCTTCAGGCGGAACTGCAGCAACAGCTACTGGATTGTCTTCAGGAACTTATACAGTAACCGTAACAGATGCTAACGCTTGTACAATTACAAGAACAGTAACGATTACTCAACCTACAGCAATGAGTGCAACCGTATCTCAAACAAATGTTTCATGTAATAGTGGAACAAACGGATCTGCAGGTATTGTTGTAACAGGTGGAACAGCTCCATATACGTATTCATGGTCTCCTTCAGGCGGAACAGCAGCAACAGCTACTGGTTTAGCAGCAGGAACTTACACAGTGACAGTGACCGATGCTAATGCTTGTACAATTACAAGAACAGTAACGATTACTCAACCTACAGCGATGAGTGCAACCGTTTCACAAACAAATGTTTCATGTAATAGTGGAACAAACGGATCTGCAGGTATTGTTGTAACAGGTGGAACAGCACCTTATACGTATTCATGGTCACCAAGTGGTGGAACAGCAGCAACAGCTACCGGTTTAGCAGCAGGAATTTACATAGTGACAGTAACCGATGCTAATGCTTGTACAATTACAAGAACAGTAACGATTACTCAACCTACAGCAATGAGTGCAATCGTATCTCAAACAAATGTTTCATGTAATAGTGGAACAAACGGATCTGCAGGTATTGTTGTAACAGGTGGAACAGCTCCATATACTTACTCATGGTCTCCTTCCGGCGGAACAGCAGCAACAGCGACTGGATTGGCAGCAGGAACTTACACGGTAACGGTAACAGATGCTAACGCTTGTACTTTAACAAGAACAGTAACGATTACTCAGCCAACTGCAATGAGTGCAACCGTTTCACAAACGAACGTTTCATGTAATAGTGGTTCAAACGGCTCAGCAGGTATCGTTGTAACAGGAGGAACAGCTCCATATACGTATTCATGGTCTCCTTCAGGCGGAACAACAGCAACAGCTACTGGTTTATTAGCAGGAACTTATACAGTAACCGTAACAGATGCTAATGCTTGTACGTTAACAAGAACAGTAACGATTACGCAACCTACAGCAATGAGTGCAACCGTATCTCAAACAAATGTTTCATGTAACGGCGGTACAAACGGATCAGCGGGTATTGTTGTATCTGGCGGAACAGCGCCATATACGTATTCATGGTCTCCTTCAGGCGGAACAGCAGCAACAGCTACTGGATTGGCAGCAGGAACTTATACGGTAACGGTAACAGATGCTAATGCTTGTACGTTAACAAGAACAGTAACGATTACTCAGCCTACCGCGATGAGTGCAACGCTTTCTCAAACGAACGTTTCATGTAATAGTGGTTCAAATGGAACAGCAGGTATTGTTGTAACAGGTGGAACAGCACCATATACTTATTCATGGTCTCCTTCAGGCGGAACTGCAGCAACAGCTACTGGATTGTCTTCAGGAACTTATACAGTAACCGTAACAGATGCTAACGCTTGTACAATTACAAGAACAGTAACGATTACTCAACCTACAGTAATGAGTGCAACCGTATCTCAAACAAATGTTTCATGTAATAGTGGAACAAACGGATCTGCAGGTATTGTTGTAACAGGTGGAACAGCTCCATATACTTATTCATGGTCTCCTTCAGGTGGAACAGCAGCAACAGCTACCGGTTTAGCAGCAGGAACTTATACAGTAACCGTAACAGATGCTAATGCTTGTACAATTACAAGAACGGTAACGATTACTCAGCCTACCGCAATTTCAGGAACAACAGTAGTTACGAATATCGCATGTAACGGAAGTTCTACAGGAGCTATTAATTTAACTCCATCAGGAGGAACCGCGCCTTATACATTTAATTGGGGTGGAGGAATCACTACAGAAGATCGTACTGGTTTAGCAGCGGGAACTTACACGGTAACAATTACTGATGCTAATGGATGTACAAGAACAGTGAGTGCTACTATAACTCAGCCTACCGCAATGAGTGCAACGCTTTCTCAAACGAACGTTTCATGTAATAGTGGTTCAAATGGAACAGCAGGTATTGTTGTATCAGGTGGAACAGCACCTTATACGTATTCATGGTCTCCTTCAGGTGGAACAGCAGCAACAGCTACTGGATTGTCTTCAGGAACTTACACAGTGACAGTAACCGATGCTAATGCTTGTACAATTACAAGAACAGTAACGATTACTCAACCAGCTACAGCGGTTTCAGGAACAACAGTGGTTACCAATGTAGCATGTAATGGTGGAGCTACAGGAGCAATTAATTTAACTCCATCAGGTGGAACAGCACCTTACACTTTCAACTGGGGTGGTGGAATCACTACTGAAGACCGTACTAATTTAGCGGCAGGAACTTACACCGTAACCATTACTGATGCTAACGGATGTACAGGAACAGTGAGTGCGACAGTAACTCAATCGAGTGCAGTTGCGGCGCCAACTGGGGTAGCAACAC